A stretch of Shinella zoogloeoides DNA encodes these proteins:
- a CDS encoding dihydroorotase, whose translation MADFDLVLKGTVVLADRIVEGGHVAVRDGKVAHVGQGAMPAARERHDLSGALILPGAIDAQVHSLSQKNQEDFIWSTRSAAAGGVTTIVDMPYDEGNLVSSAEAVKIKVDHASPQARVDFALYGTVDPEEGPARIGEMVGAGVAAFKFSTFGTDPKRFPRIPAALLEDCFRAIAPTGLTAGVHNEDDEAVRAAIAKVKAAGITDYRAHGLSRPTLTELLASNQIYETGAQTGCPAHVVHCSLGRGYEIAAAYRAQGHRATIECCIHYLTLDEENDVARLGGKAKINPPIRPRAEVEKLWRHVAAGNVTLVSTDHVSWSEDRKTNPDMLANASGVPGLEVMVALFVKGVLERGIPLTRAAELMVLNPARHFRLDHVKGALEAGKDADITVLTPEPYTYDAAASGHNVVGWSPYNGIRLPWRVSATYVRGRLAFDGKTVLAAPGAGAFVRPLPTLVVAGAVR comes from the coding sequence ATGGCCGATTTCGATCTCGTTCTGAAAGGCACCGTGGTTCTTGCCGACCGTATCGTGGAGGGTGGACATGTGGCGGTGCGCGACGGCAAGGTGGCGCATGTCGGCCAGGGCGCGATGCCCGCAGCGAGGGAACGCCACGACCTCTCCGGCGCGCTGATCCTGCCCGGCGCTATCGATGCGCAGGTCCATTCGCTCTCGCAGAAGAACCAGGAGGATTTCATCTGGTCGACGCGCTCGGCGGCGGCCGGCGGCGTCACGACCATCGTCGACATGCCTTATGACGAGGGCAACCTCGTCTCATCGGCCGAGGCCGTGAAGATCAAGGTCGATCACGCCTCGCCGCAGGCGCGCGTGGATTTCGCGCTCTATGGCACCGTCGATCCAGAGGAGGGGCCGGCGCGCATCGGCGAGATGGTCGGGGCCGGCGTCGCGGCCTTCAAGTTTTCCACTTTCGGCACCGATCCGAAACGCTTTCCGCGCATTCCGGCGGCGCTGCTGGAGGATTGCTTCCGCGCCATCGCGCCGACGGGGCTGACGGCCGGCGTGCACAACGAGGATGACGAAGCGGTGCGGGCGGCGATTGCCAAGGTAAAGGCGGCGGGTATCACGGACTACCGCGCGCATGGCCTGTCGCGTCCAACGCTCACCGAACTGCTCGCCTCCAACCAGATCTACGAGACCGGCGCTCAGACCGGATGCCCGGCGCATGTCGTGCATTGCTCGCTCGGCCGTGGCTACGAGATCGCCGCCGCCTACCGGGCGCAGGGGCATCGGGCGACCATCGAGTGCTGCATCCACTATCTCACGCTCGATGAGGAGAACGATGTCGCCCGCCTTGGCGGCAAGGCGAAGATTAATCCGCCGATCCGCCCGCGCGCCGAGGTGGAAAAACTCTGGCGGCATGTCGCGGCAGGCAATGTCACGCTGGTTTCCACAGACCATGTGAGCTGGTCGGAGGACCGCAAGACCAATCCCGACATGCTGGCCAACGCCTCCGGCGTGCCGGGACTGGAGGTCATGGTTGCGCTCTTCGTCAAGGGTGTGCTGGAGCGAGGTATCCCGCTGACGCGCGCCGCCGAACTGATGGTGCTGAATCCGGCGCGGCATTTCCGGCTGGACCATGTGAAGGGTGCGCTGGAAGCCGGCAAGGATGCCGATATCACCGTGCTGACGCCTGAACCCTATACCTACGACGCGGCGGCGAGCGGTCACAACGTCGTCGGCTGGTCGCCTTATAACGGCATTCGCCTGCCATGGCGTGTCTCGGCCACATATGTGCGCGGCCGGCTCGCTTTCGACGGCAAAACGGTGCTTGCCGCGCCGGGCGCGGGCGCCTTCGTGCGGCCGCTGCCGACGCTTGTCGTGGCGGGCGCGGTCCGATGA
- a CDS encoding urocanate hydratase — MPKPNPRHPNYPIPSGDALRAKGWRQEALLRLLENVLSVGEDPDNLIVYAALGKAARNWASHRAIVKALTEMDEDQTLVIQSGKPVGLLKTHAKAPLVIMANCNIVGQWAKAEVFYELQRKGLICWGGLTAGAWQYIGSQGVIQGTYEIFMRIAEKRFGGSLAGRFILTAGLGGMGGAQPLAGRMAGAAILCVDIDPERAAKRKAVGYLEHVAPDLDTALAMIDAAVQEKRATSIGLVGNAAEIYPEIARRGIVPDIVTDQTSAHDLVYGYVPKGMSLDQVKGLRDDGQGQLMAASRASIVEHVSAMLEFQKMGAEVFDNGNLIRTQAREGGVANAFDIPIFTEAYLRPLFARAIGPFRWMALSGVESDIARIDDLVLEMFPDNSIVTNWIRLARENIPFEGLPARIAWLGHGERTELALAVNRLVAAGELKGPVAFSRDHLDAGAMAHPNIMTERMKDGSDAIADWPLLDAMLLCSSMADLVVVHSGGGGYAGYMTSCGVTLVADGTAAGAERLEHALTNDTSLGVIRYADAGYEESFEEIGKKGIGHVRTGDA, encoded by the coding sequence ATGCCCAAACCCAATCCGCGCCATCCGAACTATCCGATCCCGAGCGGCGACGCGCTGCGCGCCAAGGGCTGGCGGCAGGAGGCGCTGCTGCGTCTGTTGGAGAACGTCCTTTCGGTCGGCGAGGACCCGGACAACCTGATCGTCTATGCCGCGCTCGGCAAGGCGGCGCGCAACTGGGCCTCGCACAGGGCCATCGTCAAGGCGCTGACGGAAATGGACGAGGACCAGACGCTGGTCATCCAGTCCGGCAAGCCGGTGGGCCTGCTCAAGACCCATGCCAAGGCGCCGCTCGTCATCATGGCGAACTGCAATATCGTCGGCCAATGGGCGAAGGCCGAGGTGTTCTACGAGCTTCAGCGCAAGGGGCTGATCTGCTGGGGCGGACTGACGGCGGGCGCATGGCAATATATCGGTAGTCAGGGCGTCATCCAGGGCACCTATGAAATCTTCATGCGCATCGCGGAAAAGCGGTTCGGCGGCAGCCTTGCCGGTCGTTTCATCCTCACCGCCGGCCTCGGCGGCATGGGCGGCGCGCAGCCGCTAGCCGGCCGCATGGCGGGCGCGGCGATCCTTTGCGTCGATATCGATCCGGAGCGGGCCGCCAAGCGCAAGGCCGTGGGCTATCTGGAGCATGTCGCGCCGGATCTGGACACGGCGCTGGCGATGATCGACGCAGCCGTGCAGGAGAAGCGCGCGACCTCCATCGGTCTCGTCGGCAATGCGGCGGAAATCTACCCGGAGATCGCCCGGCGCGGCATCGTGCCGGATATCGTCACCGACCAGACCTCGGCGCACGACCTCGTCTACGGCTATGTGCCGAAGGGCATGAGCCTCGACCAGGTGAAGGGCCTGCGTGATGACGGGCAAGGGCAGCTTATGGCGGCGAGCCGGGCCTCCATCGTCGAGCACGTCTCGGCGATGCTGGAATTCCAGAAGATGGGGGCCGAGGTCTTCGACAACGGCAATCTTATCCGCACACAGGCGCGGGAAGGGGGCGTCGCCAACGCCTTTGACATCCCGATCTTCACGGAAGCCTATCTCAGGCCGCTTTTCGCGCGGGCCATAGGTCCGTTCCGCTGGATGGCGCTTTCGGGCGTGGAGAGTGACATCGCCCGTATCGACGATCTCGTGCTGGAGATGTTCCCGGACAACAGCATCGTCACCAACTGGATCCGCCTTGCGCGTGAAAACATCCCCTTCGAGGGCCTCCCGGCCCGTATCGCCTGGCTCGGCCACGGCGAGCGCACGGAACTGGCGCTCGCCGTCAACCGGCTGGTCGCGGCGGGAGAACTGAAGGGCCCCGTCGCCTTTTCGCGCGACCATCTCGATGCCGGGGCCATGGCGCACCCGAACATCATGACGGAGCGCATGAAGGACGGTTCAGACGCCATCGCCGACTGGCCGCTGCTCGACGCCATGCTGCTCTGCTCCTCGATGGCCGACCTCGTCGTCGTCCATTCCGGCGGCGGCGGCTATGCAGGCTACATGACGAGCTGCGGCGTGACGCTGGTGGCCGACGGCACGGCGGCGGGCGCGGAGCGGCTGGAGCATGCGCTGACCAACGACACCTCGCTTGGCGTGATCCGCTATGCGGATGCGGGCTACGAGGAGTCCTTCGAGGAGATCGGAAAGAAGGGCATCGGGCATGTCAGGACCGGAGATGCTTGA
- a CDS encoding Zn-dependent hydrolase, with translation MTGATNLPVDPARIADVIDGLARITEPGRPYTRRAFTALFPAGRTFVEEKFKAAGLEARVDAAGNLVARRPGKKPGLGTIMLGSHSDTVPDGGRYDGIAGVAVALEVARALADRGIELDHDLEVVDFLAEEVSIFGVSCIGSRGMAGVLPEDWLARRSGGLTLEQGIRDAGGDPARIAVEARRDIAAFLELHIEQGPVLETDRLNIGVVTAIAGITRIEIVVEGRADHAGTTPMGSRADALAAAARLVTGVEALAKSLATGPGHFTATVGEFSIEPNAANVVPSRARLLIDARAEERTAMDVFAASVERLAAEISRETGTNIATPRRISDNMPTPGDPLVLDVLDAACGAAGASHRRMASGAGHDTAFMAKVTRAAMIFVPCRGGRSHAPEEFAEIDDIALGAAVLLNAVIQLDEKLQDVIQEGV, from the coding sequence ATGACCGGCGCGACCAACCTGCCGGTCGATCCCGCCCGCATTGCGGATGTGATCGACGGTCTCGCCCGGATCACCGAGCCCGGCCGACCCTATACGCGCCGCGCCTTCACCGCCCTGTTCCCGGCGGGCCGCACGTTTGTGGAAGAGAAATTCAAGGCGGCGGGGCTGGAGGCGCGCGTGGATGCCGCCGGCAATCTCGTCGCCCGGCGGCCGGGCAAAAAGCCCGGTCTCGGCACGATCATGCTCGGCTCGCACTCCGATACCGTGCCGGACGGCGGGCGCTATGACGGCATCGCCGGTGTCGCGGTGGCTCTGGAGGTGGCGCGGGCGCTGGCCGATCGGGGCATCGAGCTCGACCACGATCTGGAGGTGGTGGATTTTCTCGCCGAGGAAGTCTCGATCTTCGGCGTTTCCTGCATCGGCAGTCGCGGCATGGCGGGCGTGTTGCCGGAGGACTGGCTGGCGCGGCGGAGCGGCGGATTGACCCTGGAACAGGGCATTCGCGACGCCGGAGGCGATCCGGCGCGGATCGCCGTCGAGGCGCGCAGGGATATCGCGGCCTTCCTCGAGCTGCATATCGAGCAGGGGCCGGTGCTGGAGACGGACCGGCTGAATATCGGCGTCGTGACGGCGATTGCCGGGATCACCCGCATCGAGATCGTTGTCGAGGGCAGGGCGGACCACGCCGGGACGACCCCGATGGGCAGCCGCGCCGACGCGCTCGCCGCCGCCGCGCGGCTAGTGACCGGCGTCGAGGCCCTGGCGAAGTCGCTGGCGACGGGGCCGGGGCATTTCACGGCGACGGTGGGGGAGTTCTCCATCGAGCCGAATGCGGCGAATGTCGTGCCGTCGCGGGCGCGCCTGCTGATCGACGCGCGGGCGGAAGAGCGCACGGCGATGGATGTCTTCGCCGCTTCCGTCGAGCGGCTTGCGGCGGAGATTTCGCGCGAGACCGGTACCAATATCGCAACGCCGCGCCGCATCTCCGACAACATGCCGACGCCCGGCGACCCGCTGGTGCTGGACGTCCTCGACGCGGCCTGCGGTGCGGCTGGCGCGAGCCACCGGCGCATGGCCTCGGGCGCGGGACACGACACGGCCTTCATGGCGAAGGTGACGCGGGCGGCGATGATCTTCGTTCCGTGCCGTGGCGGGCGTAGCCATGCGCCGGAGGAATTCGCCGAGATCGACGATATCGCGCTCGGCGCGGCGGTGCTTCTTAATGCAGTGATTCAACTGGACGAAAAACTTCAGGATGTGATTCAGGAGGGCGTGTGA
- a CDS encoding aromatic amino acid lyase, translated as MLASADTLYLTGQPLDFATLEAIGSGARRPVACEMGMGRIGTARRIVTDRLATGLPIYGANTGVGSMKDKLWTADDLVEFNNSLVKAHHFGTGEPFALPIVRKAIAIRVNTALGGYSGCSPELIDAFLSLLERDVVPVVRRHGSMGCADIGLMGQVAAVLTGEGEAWYGGERLPATEALKRAGLTPYRMQPRDALAALSVNAISHAAAANVVREAAKAIRNLMVTGVLSSLALGASADPWRVAARLSAHGEAMAGCWFEAQAASGHWPTPSAIHDPLSLRMTAQVFGACLDTLMNAAERIVEATAQSDDNPVVMDDHVMASGGSLPLSTTLYVEAAQTGFAHLARNVLNRCVLLSNGVRRNLPVNLVAPGEAATGFGPLLKLAVELYMRIQSLAVPISAQSIVVAGGLEEEATFLPLIVERMESQVRDLRQMAALEALLSAQAVDLAGDNVEGVAAIAYQRTRAISPFYRKDRPLSAEIEALDRDLASPEALAAFVEAAPMADFDAFFALKP; from the coding sequence ATGCTCGCTTCCGCCGATACGCTCTACCTCACCGGTCAGCCGCTGGATTTCGCGACGCTGGAGGCCATTGGCAGCGGTGCGCGGCGGCCGGTCGCCTGCGAGATGGGCATGGGCAGGATCGGCACGGCGCGCCGCATCGTCACCGACCGGCTGGCGACGGGTCTTCCGATCTATGGCGCCAATACCGGCGTCGGCTCGATGAAGGACAAGCTCTGGACGGCGGACGATCTCGTCGAGTTCAACAACAGTCTCGTCAAGGCGCATCACTTCGGCACGGGCGAACCCTTCGCCCTGCCCATCGTGCGCAAGGCCATCGCGATCCGCGTCAACACGGCGCTCGGCGGCTATTCCGGTTGCAGTCCGGAGCTGATCGACGCCTTTCTTTCGCTGCTGGAGCGGGATGTCGTGCCCGTCGTGCGGCGGCACGGCTCGATGGGCTGCGCCGATATCGGCCTCATGGGGCAGGTCGCGGCGGTGCTGACGGGCGAGGGCGAAGCCTGGTACGGCGGCGAGCGCCTGCCGGCGACGGAGGCGCTGAAGCGCGCGGGGCTGACGCCCTACCGCATGCAGCCGCGCGATGCGCTGGCCGCGCTCAGCGTCAACGCCATCTCCCATGCGGCGGCCGCCAATGTGGTGCGCGAGGCGGCGAAGGCGATCCGCAACCTGATGGTGACGGGCGTTCTCTCCTCGCTGGCGCTCGGGGCGTCCGCCGATCCCTGGCGGGTGGCCGCGCGGCTTTCGGCCCATGGCGAGGCGATGGCCGGCTGCTGGTTCGAGGCGCAGGCGGCCTCCGGCCATTGGCCGACGCCCTCGGCGATCCACGATCCGCTGAGCCTGCGCATGACCGCGCAGGTCTTCGGCGCCTGCCTCGATACGCTGATGAACGCCGCCGAGCGCATCGTCGAGGCGACGGCGCAGTCGGACGACAATCCGGTCGTGATGGACGATCACGTCATGGCCTCGGGCGGTTCGCTGCCGCTCTCCACCACGCTTTATGTCGAGGCGGCGCAGACGGGTTTCGCGCATCTCGCCCGCAACGTGCTGAACCGCTGCGTATTGCTTTCCAACGGGGTCCGGCGCAATCTGCCGGTCAATCTCGTCGCGCCCGGCGAGGCGGCGACGGGCTTCGGGCCGCTTCTGAAACTCGCCGTCGAACTCTACATGCGTATCCAGTCGCTGGCGGTGCCGATCTCGGCACAGTCCATCGTGGTTGCCGGCGGGCTGGAGGAGGAGGCGACCTTCCTACCGCTCATCGTCGAGCGCATGGAAAGCCAGGTGCGCGACCTTCGCCAGATGGCCGCGCTGGAAGCCCTGCTGTCCGCCCAGGCTGTCGATCTTGCTGGCGACAATGTCGAGGGCGTGGCGGCCATCGCCTACCAGCGCACGCGGGCGATCAGCCCGTTCTACCGCAAGGACCGGCCGCTTTCCGCCGAGATCGAGGCGCTCGACCGTGACCTTGCCAGCCCCGAGGCGCTCGCCGCCTTCGTCGAGGCCGCGCCCATGGCGGATTTCGACGCCTTCTTCGCCCTCAAGCCCTGA
- a CDS encoding DUF917 domain-containing protein has product MGRILKEKDVEAAVKGGSVYAAGGGGWADHGRMLGYAAVSIGKPELVSIDELSDDDWVATAAAIGAPASTTPWEMRGVDYVKAVELLQEALGEKVAALMVGQNGKSSTLNGWLPSAILGTKVLDAVGDMRAHPTGDMGSIGMAGSPEQMIQTAVGGNREENRYIELVVRGATAKVSPILRTASDMSGGFIASCRNPLRASYVRRNAALGGISLALKLGEAIIAAEGRGGSAIIDAIVKTTGGAILSEGTITDKSVVYTREAFDIGTVTLGTGDSAAVLHVMNEYMAVELADGKRLATFPDVITTLSPEGEPLSVGQLEVGMRIFVLHVPKTIIPLASSVLDPTVYPSVEKAMGIELARYALGD; this is encoded by the coding sequence ATGGGCCGGATTTTAAAGGAAAAAGACGTCGAGGCGGCGGTCAAGGGCGGCTCGGTCTATGCGGCCGGCGGCGGCGGCTGGGCCGATCACGGGCGCATGCTCGGCTATGCGGCGGTCTCCATCGGCAAGCCGGAACTGGTCTCCATCGACGAGCTTTCGGATGACGACTGGGTGGCGACGGCCGCCGCCATCGGCGCGCCGGCCTCCACCACGCCCTGGGAAATGCGCGGCGTCGACTACGTCAAGGCGGTGGAGCTTTTGCAGGAGGCGCTGGGCGAGAAGGTCGCCGCGCTGATGGTGGGGCAGAACGGCAAGTCCTCGACGCTGAACGGCTGGTTGCCCTCCGCCATCCTCGGCACGAAGGTTCTGGACGCCGTCGGCGACATGCGCGCGCACCCGACGGGCGACATGGGCTCCATCGGCATGGCCGGTTCGCCGGAGCAGATGATCCAGACGGCGGTCGGCGGCAACCGCGAAGAGAACCGCTATATCGAACTCGTCGTGCGCGGCGCGACGGCGAAGGTCTCGCCCATCCTGCGCACGGCCTCTGACATGTCCGGCGGCTTCATCGCCTCCTGCCGCAATCCGCTGCGCGCCTCCTATGTGCGCAGGAACGCGGCGCTCGGCGGCATCTCGCTGGCGCTGAAGCTCGGCGAGGCGATCATCGCGGCGGAGGGCCGGGGCGGTTCGGCGATCATCGACGCCATCGTGAAGACGACGGGCGGCGCGATCCTTTCCGAGGGTACGATCACCGACAAGTCGGTGGTCTATACCAGGGAAGCCTTCGATATCGGCACGGTGACGCTCGGCACGGGCGATAGCGCGGCGGTGCTGCATGTGATGAATGAGTACATGGCGGTGGAATTGGCCGACGGCAAACGCCTCGCCACGTTCCCGGACGTCATCACCACGCTCTCGCCCGAGGGCGAGCCGCTCAGCGTCGGCCAGCTCGAAGTCGGCATGAGGATCTTCGTGCTGCATGTGCCGAAGACGATCATCCCGCTGGCCTCCAGCGTGCTCGACCCGACCGTCTATCCCTCGGTGGAGAAGGCGATGGGGATCGAGCTGGCGCGGTATGCGCTGGGCGACTGA
- a CDS encoding 3-keto-5-aminohexanoate cleavage protein translates to MPLAMNRDVFITCAVTGSGDTAGKSPHVPRSPKQIAESAIEAARAGAAVVHCHVRDPETGAPSRRNDLYREVTERIRDAEVDVVLNLTAGMGGDMIFGNTEQPLPLNPNGTDMAGATERVSHVAECLPEICTLDCGTMNFSLGDYVMTNTPSMLRAMGKMMTDLGVRPEIEAFDTGHLWFAKQLVEEGIIEDPVLIQLCMGIPWGAPDDLNTFMAMVNNVPSNWTFSAFSIGRNAMAYPAAVVLAGGNVRVGLEDNLYVGKGQLATNAQLVDKAVNIIESMGARVIGPAEVREKLKLTKRAPRG, encoded by the coding sequence ATGCCTTTAGCGATGAACCGAGACGTCTTCATCACCTGCGCCGTCACCGGCTCCGGCGACACCGCCGGCAAATCCCCCCACGTGCCGCGCTCGCCGAAACAGATCGCCGAATCGGCCATCGAGGCTGCTAGGGCCGGCGCCGCCGTCGTGCACTGCCATGTCCGCGATCCGGAAACCGGCGCGCCGAGCCGCCGCAACGATCTCTACCGCGAAGTGACCGAACGTATCCGCGACGCCGAGGTCGACGTCGTGCTCAACCTCACCGCCGGCATGGGCGGTGACATGATCTTCGGCAACACCGAGCAGCCCCTGCCGCTGAACCCCAACGGCACCGACATGGCCGGCGCCACCGAGCGCGTTTCGCACGTCGCCGAATGTCTGCCGGAAATCTGCACGCTCGATTGCGGCACGATGAACTTCTCGCTCGGCGACTACGTGATGACCAACACGCCGTCCATGCTGCGCGCCATGGGTAAGATGATGACCGATCTCGGCGTCCGCCCGGAGATCGAGGCCTTCGATACCGGCCATCTCTGGTTCGCCAAGCAGCTCGTCGAGGAAGGCATCATCGAGGATCCGGTGCTCATCCAGCTCTGCATGGGCATTCCGTGGGGCGCGCCGGACGATCTCAATACCTTCATGGCAATGGTCAACAACGTGCCGTCCAACTGGACCTTCTCGGCCTTCTCCATCGGCCGCAATGCCATGGCCTACCCGGCCGCAGTCGTGCTTGCCGGCGGCAACGTCCGCGTCGGCCTCGAGGACAACCTCTATGTCGGCAAGGGCCAGCTCGCCACCAATGCGCAGCTCGTCGACAAGGCCGTCAACATCATCGAGAGCATGGGCGCCCGCGTCATCGGCCCGGCCGAAGTGCGCGAGAAGCTGAAGCTGACGAAGCGCGCGCCGCGCGGCTGA
- a CDS encoding GlxA family transcriptional regulator codes for MLDPSSDTLDIDILVLPETNLILVASVIEPLRAANRISGQDIYRWRIFSPDGAPVETRSRIPVPVDGVFRPERETAPLFVLSSYQWQTSATPLLRRQLSQTARHRSMMAGIESGSWLLAEASLLDGHSVTIHWEDMEEFASRYPQITVMRERYVIDGKRITTGGSLPTLDLMLEIIRRRQGYSLALEVSRLFIYEHERTGGLLQVPALGNMRVADQRVSQAVRLMEETVDAPLTLARLARRVGISARHLQDLFQESMGVAPHQHYLALRLNAARRKVIETKAEFADIAALTGFNSSSAFSRSYRAHYHESPTETRRRLRAGAKG; via the coding sequence ATGCTCGATCCTTCCTCCGACACGCTTGACATCGATATTCTGGTGCTGCCCGAGACGAACCTCATCCTCGTCGCCTCGGTCATCGAGCCGCTGCGCGCGGCCAACCGTATCTCCGGGCAGGACATCTATCGCTGGCGGATATTCTCGCCTGACGGTGCGCCCGTCGAGACGCGTAGCCGCATTCCCGTGCCGGTCGATGGCGTGTTCCGGCCGGAGCGGGAGACGGCGCCGCTCTTCGTGCTGTCCAGCTATCAATGGCAGACGAGCGCAACGCCGCTGCTCCGGCGCCAGCTTTCGCAGACGGCGCGCCACCGCAGCATGATGGCCGGCATCGAATCGGGAAGCTGGCTGCTCGCCGAGGCGAGCCTGCTCGACGGCCATTCCGTGACGATCCACTGGGAGGACATGGAGGAGTTCGCTTCCCGCTATCCGCAGATCACGGTGATGCGCGAGCGCTATGTCATCGACGGCAAGCGCATCACGACCGGCGGCTCTCTGCCGACGCTCGACCTGATGCTGGAGATCATCCGCCGCCGGCAGGGCTATTCGCTGGCGCTGGAGGTCTCGCGGCTCTTCATCTACGAGCACGAGCGCACCGGCGGCCTGCTGCAGGTGCCGGCGCTCGGCAACATGCGCGTCGCCGACCAGCGCGTCAGCCAGGCGGTGCGGCTGATGGAGGAGACGGTGGACGCGCCCCTGACGCTGGCGAGGCTTGCGCGGCGCGTCGGCATCAGCGCGCGTCATCTCCAGGACCTCTTCCAGGAATCAATGGGCGTCGCCCCGCACCAGCATTATCTCGCGCTGCGCCTCAATGCCGCCCGGCGCAAGGTGATCGAGACCAAGGCGGAATTTGCCGACATCGCGGCGCTCACCGGCTTCAACTCCTCCTCGGCCTTCTCGCGCAGCTACCGCGCGCATTACCATGAAAGCCCGACGGAGACCCGGCGGCGGCTGCGGGCCGGGGCGAAGGGGTAG